The Theobroma cacao cultivar B97-61/B2 chromosome 2, Criollo_cocoa_genome_V2, whole genome shotgun sequence genome includes the window ACTTCAAAGAGACTCAGCAGTCAGAAGTACTTGCAAGGGCTATATTAGGCATCTTGCGCTATAGTGCAGTGAGAGAAGCTTTTCAGTTCTTTGCATCGCAGTATAAAACCTTACTTAGTTTTAACTTAGCTGAGAGCCTTCCTGGAGGTGATGTGATTTTGGAAACTCTTTCTAGTCGTTTGGCACTTTTAAGTGCCGATGCTTCCCCACGCAATGTCAAACAGCTGCCAACTTCATCTCCTGTTTCACTTTTGGCACTTAGTCAACTTGGATTCATTCTACAGAAGGATGCAATGCTGGATGGAGAAGCATTAATAGTTGGAGATTTCTGTGTTGGGGAGACAAATCCCTTAGAGATAGCAGTGAAGCAATCTATATCTGACACAGGTAGGGCTGAAGCTGCACAGGCAACGGTGGACCAAGTGAAGGTAGAAGGGATTGATACAAATTTTGCCGTAATGAAGGTTGGTTAGAACAATCTCCATCTATTAGATTTGGTTTCAGGCCAGGACAACTATCATATGATTGGccattttaatgaatttattaattaatttgttcaGTAGAAGTTGTCATCAGAAATTTTGGTTCATTTAGATCtccatagttttttttttttttgaaaagcaaattTAGATCCCCGTAGTTGATTTAGAGAAAGTTAGTTTTGTCATGCTCCTATAAACAACCTAAGTGTTCAATTAGATACTGGACAGCTGCCAAGCCTTTTGTTATACTACCTCAACTGCGCGTCAAAACCTTTTAGAATCATTGCAGTAGGTTATCAAAAGAtgacaattttttcttttttctttttcctaatTTGTAGGAACTACTCTTTCCTGTCATTGGATTAGCGACTCGTCTTGAGCTTCTGGCTGCTTGGAAAGACCCTTTGAAGTCTACCATCTTCCTGATGTTGACCTGCTGTGCAATTATAAGGTAACTTGTCTCTGGCTGGTCTTCTGCATACTTTGCTTCAATACATTAAGAATAGTATACATATTCCCCTTCCGTATGTCCTGAAAGTTGAAACatgtaaatgaaaatatttatggTATATGAATTGCCAACTGGTcaggaaaatatttatattaatggATGGCTTAGCTGATCATTTCCTGAATTTTCTGCATATAATCTGTACATTCAGTTTGGTGTaggttattttgttttctttcacATTGTTAATATTTAGCTTTTTGTGATTGCATAGACAAACCAAATGACGTAATCAATCCATTAATTATTATGTGCAGGGGGTGGATCAGGTACATCTTGGCATCTGTCTTTGTATTCTTTGCAATTATCATGCTCTGGCGCCGGCATTTTAACAAAGGGAAGCCCTTAGAAGCCTTCAGAATAACACCTCCACCAAATCGAAATGCAGTTGAGCAGCTGCTGACATTACAAGAAGCCATATCTCAACTTGAAGCACTAATCCAAACTGGGAATGTTATTCTCCTCAAGATAAGGGCTCTCTTATTTGCTGTCTTACCACAGGTGCTTGTACCAGCTATACTTGAttcagataaaaaaaaaaaactaaaatatgcTAAATACCTATTTCCCATAATATGTAAGTAGAACGCAATGTCAATAAAGTAAGTTAGTGCAAGTTTTCCCATCACCCACCACATTGAActtaaaaagggtaaaatgaaaaCGTAATCCAATTTCTGAGTTTTCACTTATATCTTCATTTTGTATATTAACATTGATACATTTCTTGTTTTACTAGCATCATTTTGCTGCTGGTAATTGAATCAATTAGTAGCTTATTTATTCGCTTGGTTCTACAGAAAGGTTTCAAATAAAGAGGAGGGTTTGGGGTGAAGTTTTTTTTGTTAGGcattttagtgttttttctttcttttgaacATAACAGAAAAAAGGACATTGTAGGATTTCAAGTCTTCTTCATGAAGTTctaattttgaaagccttgtgTGCTGCATGTGCTCTAGAAAATCTTGCCCTGTTGGTTGACATAACTGGGACAGAACTTACTTGAATGAGTATATTCAACCCTTGTTAACTGTTGAGACATGGATAAATGATGACATtatggaaaatcaaggaaaatgaCCAGAATACTTTCATGAATAATAGCTGAGAAGTGAAGCTCAAGTCAAACTGAAATAAGAAAGTCTTGTTCTTTCCTGAATTCATTTCGTATGAAAATGTAGAATGATAGTATATACTTAATTGGTTCCCTAAACAAATTGAATGTCACTTtgttaattttctaaaataattgatgaattttcTCCAGCTCCTGACAATGTTTTCTATTCTTCATCTGTTATCTGTCTGCCAGGCCACTGACAGGGTTGCTCTCTTATTGGTTCTCATGGCTGTAGTGCTAGCTTTTGTCCCTTTGAGATACCTGGTATTGTTTGTATTCCTAGAGGCTTTTACGAGGGAGCTGCCATATAGGAGAGAAAGCAGTGACAGATGGATGCGAAGGCTTAGGGAATGGTGGTTTAGGATACCAGCAGCACCTGTTCAGCTCATTAGAGCTgatgacaagaaaaagaaatgataaatGCTATGAACAACACTCAGATTGTAAATTGTTAAGGACTAAATATATCTCATTCcttcttaatttttctccATCGGCAGCATGCATGTGTATGTCTATGGTACTTGAGGTGGATCTCTGCTACAAATGAACCCTACCCTAATTCCTTTATACTTGTCTAGCCTTGGACCTATGACACAACTGCATCCATTAGGAATTTAGCTTCAACTATGGGTTCATCTTTTGGCAAATCTTCAATGGAATCAACATCAATCTAAGCATGTTCAGAGACAGTTCCTTGAGTGGCAAAGTGAAAGATCTTACTTTTGTTATAAGAGGAATGATTCCCTTTGTGGTTGAAATGAATGCATATGTTTCTGCCATAATGTGTACACGTATATATTCATGGTCTAATCTTTTGCTCCTTCATTTATTAACTCTCTTCTTTTGCCATTGCTGAGGCAATGGTGGAGTATTTGGAGAGAGACTGTCACTCTAATTTCATTCTTAGACAAAATCTTCTTCACATTTCATTTGTTACCTGGCAACAAAGACAATGTAAGAAAGGCCAGTAAACCTGCCAACCTTGTACATTTTATAATCAGCTCTTCCAAGAACTAGAGTAAATAGATTCAAACAGCCTATACAGATTCTAAAGACAGCCTttcaaagaagagaaaaatggaataacAAGTCACACATTATCTGGCCAAAACTCCCTAAAGAAAGCCCGCTCAAATTCCTTTTCTTGCAGATGCTTCTCTCGTTCTTGCATCTTCCGCATCCTCTTGGAAACAGCCTTGGTCTTCTTTAAAGGTACCTGTTCCTGAAATTTATAGCAGTGGAGCAAGGGCATCAGAACCAAACAGCAAAACCCACAATATAAACATTCAGAGCCACGGAAACAGAGTCACCTCAGAATCAGGATGATCGATAGGCTTTGGtgtctttctcttcttctctgCTCCCAGACCTCGTTTATTGTTCTTCACATATGCTTGAACAGGCTCCAATCTGCCctaaatcacataaaataaaaacaatcagATGGAAAATATTTCCGAAGGGGACATGAAAAATTTACTATTTCTTCTTAGAATTACGAAGAAGAGTTAGAAAGTTAATCAAATTCAAACCTGTTCAGAAATACCAAGACCGGTGCCTTCTTTCCACCCGTGCTTCTTTAATAGCTGCCAAAATAACGAATTCAATAAACATTAAAACACGGTCGTAGCGAGAAATAAGTTCTTGAAAAACCCTTACTTTTCATTGAGAAGAGAGAGATTGATAGAGTACCTGGAAGCCAATGTTGGAGGAGCCAATGGCGGTTGTTGAACCGCTTGAACCCACAGCCTCTCCCATCACTTTCCTTCTCGAAACCAGTAAAATTAGAGAATCGGCTCTCTCCCTTCtatccttctttttctcaattgTTTTCGAGGTCGAGAATTGCGCAGGATtacgaagaagaagaaaagaatattCAGCGTCGAAACCAAACTTCTTAAGAAATATTATATTTAGGGAGAATAACAAATTATTTCAGTCTCTTATGGTCTGGTtcgcaaaaataaaaaaaaataaaataaaataattattacgtaaaaataaaatgagatatgtataaaataaaataaatattaagtaatttagtatgataaataaaatagagtagaaataattattatgatttattatagTATTTAATTGGtatcaataattttaaaataagaaagaaataaaaaataaaaaggtaaaaatatattttattatatatataattatttatttttattttttaaatattaataatttataattaattaaaatattaataatttataatttttaatatcaatattttaatataatttaattattaaattttaattaataatattttattaataatttaatatttatggttattaaaatattaataatttttattttttatttattaaaaatttaatatattaatgatttaataaatcaaacattaatagtttaaaatatttaatattttaatattttaattatattaatattaataatgtttaaattatatataatatattaatattttaaattttacaaataattttttattatatttttttcctttttccttttttcttcttcatgggCCAGTCGTCGAAAAAGCGACCGGTGTAATAAAACGCCTAACTGGCACACCATGTGGCCGGATATAGCCACTACGGTGCAAGATCGACGTTTTCTCGTGACTGAATCTGGCCATGGAGTGTCAGATCCAATCATGGGATCTGGTCAGGAAGCACAAGATCCGGTGCTTTTTGCGATCAGATCTGGCCGTTGAGTGTCAAATCTGGTTAGATCTCAGTTGAATCTTGTCGAAAAGGACTAGATCGACGCTTTTCGATCATATTTGGTCGCTGTCGCTGTCGTCGTTGTCGCCACCAACATCATCTCTGGTGTTGAGTGCCAGTTaaagagagaatgagagaggaaagaacgtgagaagaaagagaaagaaggagggaaaatgagaagaaaaaaagtatttataagtctaagattgtaatatttttaagtaataAGAAGCATTTTAGTCATTACATATTTGACAGCTATTTCATGTCTCATGGAATAGATATTATCGGGAGAGggaaagagagaaggaaataGCTAAAGCTGTCTTTTAACccattttatgaaatttttatttctgtAGAATTGTTATTTCGTGTCTCAATTTTAAACCAAACAAAAGTACGGGAAAGGACTAAGAATAGGGGGCGAATAGCATAGCTATTCCCCATATCAAACGTGCAATTAGTTATTTATAAGCTAACAACTCCTTCAATCTTGACTCTAATCTAATTTAATGTAGGGTGGAGCCTCCTTTAGTGATGGGCCGTGGccctttaaaatttttaaatttttttatcaaataaaatttctaaatttttttatatatttttacataattttttaagataattttttatttaataattaaaataaataaaagaataacaaaataatttcacATGTCTCActcaattttaaagtttttttattttttctttcgatttatatttatatttatatttattttttttattttatttgcacatatattttaagtttttattaattttcattctcAAATTTCTATGAACTATCaatcatattctttttctttcttttttgttatgtcATATATAAGCTCTATTTTCTACTtaccttgttttttttttagtatgtggattttattttttataaattttattttttaaaattgataaattattatatagttttcaaatataagttgtagTATTGCATTGTTActtaacattttattaatgtatcatttttttattaatcctaaTTATGTAAGACGAAATTAGCTCGAGTATATCTTTTTATGtgctttacattttatatttaattgaaagaaagttatcttaaatatatagtttttaaacaatactaattatataaaaagaaattagtaATCTTGTATAtcgtatttaactatttatgtTTTATGCATTAGacttttatatttagtattctaagtttaaatagaaataaaataagaatattggaTGTTGactacattaattttttttttcagatttGATTAAAGTATGAGTTAGTTGAAAGTGATTaacaaattctttaaaaaaaaatacaaatcatcCAAATAATTTTCCTACACTTGTGTGACACCCCGTACCTTTGTAGAGAAGTCAATATGACCTTATCAACAAGATAAAGGGTCAATAGATGTTGATTTAAGTGTCATAGAATGGAGACAGgtgaaaaagatattttaaaataaaatatcttgcacgctagaaaataataataaaataataatatttttattgaggacgaattagtgagataaaaagtgattcagaagttaatcggggcataataagatattttgggttccaaggagacaagtggcgagtcttagaataaaataatattttatctgttataaaaattagtcatgaaaaaggattatatgactaatctaagtgggagagaaaaaataatgaaggattttgaagaaaaatgacaataGTTGTACTCTCGTGTTTTTATTACATAGAGCTAgagcgggtaagtaaatatttaaatattatgatgataccgcgttgaagtgcaaactttatattttgtttacacacatgtaaaggaagaaaaatagaaagaaattgaaattaaaatattgttgggaggactaaattgaaaatggGAGAAATTTGGAGGACGAAACGATAATTTTTCCATGaactttggaagctttgaccctttttttccttatccATGGCTGATCCTTATTTTCTCCATAAGGCATTTTCTTCTCCATTTTCTTCCTCCCAATGTgactttctttcttcaccataaaaatcaagttttttctgctcttttctcttcttttcttacttctccATTCTCTTACCCCTTTATTCACCCAACCCACAACTCTCAACCTCATTTTTCATCCCAACTGAACCCTAGGAGGAGGCTCGACCTTGGaagggaaaagagaaaatcgAGAAGTTTTCTTCCCGACCCACACACCATCGTTGAGGTTGAAAAGATTTTGGTGGTTTGCCTTGTGGATTTCAAGGTAAGGAAGGTAGGATTTATGTTTTGTTTAAAAGCATGTAGTTTGAACCAATTATAATGTGAGGTTTTGCTTGTGGTAACAAGGATCAATAAAGATCCAAGGAACCCAAGGCATGCATGTGGAAGAATCTTGAAATACGTGATGATTTTGAGCTAGATTAAGTGGTGGGTAAGCGTTCTAACCTTTAAATCAcaagtagaaaggaaaaatgagataCGTATTGTTTGTTTGTGCTTGTGGCAGgatataaaagtaaattgtGGTGCATGTGGACTTAGAAAATGcttgatggaagtaaatttataattgTTGTCATATACTAGGTTATTGGTGTAGAAATTatggttgaacttgataaatatccttagaaaagattaatatatgtgctagagtcaTAAATAAATTGCCGGTatttataatctaaagaattacgcaagcaaatgataaaggcaactttggtaaaaatatgtcaagatataagttagttgaataaaGATTCAcgattgaatgaaaaagagaaatagaaATGATATacactaaagatattgaatttggattgttgtTAGGAAGTGTAAAAGTAAAGATAGTGTACTGTGGTGGCGTGTCGGAGGAAATAACGAGCAACCGGCAAGTAGATATAGCTAGATACGCCTCCGAACAAATAGTGATGTAGTATCCCACcattgtaaggtgagtgaacttgcatttaaaaggttttgaataaatgcatatgtgttgAATGAAATGCTAGAATATCCTTAGTTgacttttttcaaatttatacGCGAGAACAAGCTTTTCACAAGTGACACTTCTACGTTTTTAAACgtataatgtgatgaattatgtatttgaatattatgttgatTTGTCAATTGAATTGTGGCATGTGATGTATTGCTATGcctttaaatataatattgaaTGATAAATACAACTAGGCGTGTGTAgtgtgagagtgcacatgatggtgcCGGTAGTATGCAGTGTGGGAGAGCACACACCGATGCTATATGCCATGTGatgtgtgggagtgcacatgagctgagttgaGGTTGACGGGTGTATATGCGGAGCCGTGGTGACTAGTGTAGGGATGACCTTGGTGTTTGTTTAAATTATctctatatttatatatacataatgtATACGTGAATTTTTACACACATATGCACCTGTCCTGTAAAGTAGagatttttggaaaatgtaaTGTAATTGAATTGTATATTGAAAGTTGATATTCTTAAATGTTTccaaaatgagttgaaaacaGCACGACATCGAGTTTTGTTATGATATACaaaattgcatggtttcaaTACAAATGCATCGTGTTTTCTAAAAATCTTTcatatcgtttgcttgttccctttgtatgttcactcactgagtttatactcatttttttcaatttcatgttttagttttcaagaTCGATGGTAGTTGGATCTTGGGTCGAGGTGCTCCCTCCTATTCATCTTTCGGTAGGTTCACTACAACTCTCAATGATAGCACCCACGC containing:
- the LOC18608427 gene encoding G patch domain and ankyrin repeat-containing protein 1 homolog; translated protein: MGEAVGSSGSTTAIGSSNIGFQLLKKHGWKEGTGLGISEQGRLEPVQAYVKNNKRGLGAEKKRKTPKPIDHPDSEEQVPLKKTKAVSKRMRKMQEREKHLQEKEFERAFFREFWPDNV